CGTCGGAGTGAGCTGACTCGCGCAAACACCGTCGTTGTATACAGCGCACATCGGCTGCTGATGCAAGATGAACACGTTGGTGATGCAATTGACTGCCAGAAGGGAGTTCCGCGATAAACTGCTACCCCACGTCAACTGCTTCACCGTGCCGTGAATCGTGCAGGACTCGGGAACGCTCGGCCAGGCATTCTCGTCGCACTCGGACACCGATTTTCGCTTCCACAGATAAATCGTTCCCAGATTGGTACCGGCTGCCAAAGTATCTGAAAAAAATGCGAGATGCTATCTGATGCGCTATTTTCATTCACCTTATTGAAGCAACGGCGATAACTTTTGCATTCTATTAATCTCAGATGAAACTTGAAACTTTGTGTAACTAAAAATTTTACCATTACTCTTGCAGAACGCCAAGCTGGTGCACATTTCTTGAGGAGTGGCGATGTTCCCGTTCGACGAATCTGGAGGTGAGAGAACGTATGAGTCACCCGTGTGAAGATCCCAACATCGTACAGTGAGTTCTCCCGTAAGTATCGCTAAAGTATTTCCGCTGACCCAACACAGGGCGAGATTGGTGAGACGCGACGTGTCGCTTCTACCACTTAATTTCacctgaaataaaataatatgacattacattacattaatatttatgctaATTCCGTTTTAATTGGATAAAAACTCtacattttgtaaataaaactcGATAGGTAATCGATACCTTCGTCAATTCTGTGAGCTCTCCATTAATTGGATCCGCTTGGAAGTGCCCGATGTTTAATCCTTCTGTCATAATGACGATGGAATCCCTAGTCTGATGATGCAGAAGAAAGCTCAGCGCCATACCGTCAGTATTGAGTACCTCTTTGCACTGTCCCTGGGCGTCGACAAAATATATGGTGCCACTTGTGGTACCGATGTAAAATGCATGGTTGTCTCGTTGAGTTGGGACTGTCGTTGGTGCGGCTGTTCTCGGACGCCAAGAACTGAACAAGTCCAGAGCTCTTTCATCGCCAGCCACTGCTGCCTTTGCTAGACCACTGCGGAAGATGAATCAAGTGATCAAAAccaaaaagattaaaaatgctTTAATTATCTACGTATAAAtcttacttttttttcttaattcaataattatagTATTACTAATatcaactttatttattctaacATGTTAATACTATACATTGTATACCTAATGTCAACAACTGGTTTCGGAGGAGCTGTTTTAAATGCAATTTGTGTAAAGgattctttcagctcatgatGGAACGTCATGAGAAGTTGTCCTCTAGAGTCGATTTTCCAGCCAACTATGGATCCACCAGCATCCGCGGAGACTAAGCGGCCACCATGCTGGCTCcattgtaaaattgtgatagGATCCCGATGAGGAGTCACTATTACATTGAACTCTTGGGATCCAGTGTCGCCAGGCCATACCTAATGATCATTTCGTGTTCCTCATTATCTTGCGACAACTAGAGCGATTCTTTTCTTCATGTAATTTATGTTGTAGGATAATACTAACGCGTAACTCTCCGCTTTCCCATCCTGCTGCCAACCATGTCCTCTCCGGATGCCATGCGAGCGTGGTAACTTGTGCTACAGCATGTCCCGGCGACTCGACGTCCTGCACAGGTTCACCTTGATCATCGTAGATGATTACGAAGCCACCCTTGTCTTGAGAATACGCAGCGACAGCTAGCAACGGATAATTATTGTGCCACGTTGCAAAGGTGCTTATAGAAGCAGTCTCTGGATTTTGCACTCGTATATCAAAGTATAAGGTCATTGTCAGCTGATCACATTACAGTAGACAAGATTAGACAGCAATtcttacacatttattaaaatgttattaaactttttgacATTTAAATCTTTCTAATGACAGCAATCGATCACTTTCTAACGAGTGGACAATTGTTTATGAACCGTTATGAACGCCATAGTTGTCATGGAGACCACACTGACAcagtatgtatgtgtatagtAATGCAGCTCCAGAGTGGAGTGAAAGTCCACATcggatttttttataactaCCTGAGAGGAAGTGAATTCcttctctattttttaattgaagagaaaaaaaatataaaaccaGCTATGGAAACTGAGAACAATCAATTTCGACAATTTATTCCAGCGTCTGTATCATTGCAATTAGTTTAACACGTGGCGCCTACAGAATGGCAACCCCAGTTGCAGCTTACCTATCTCGAAATAGCTCCAAAAAGTTCTGCCTTCACTTCCTTCGCTCGAAAAGTGAGGAAATAGTATACTCAACGGCAAGTCAGACGCAGCTATATTTCTAAGTAGCGCGACTAAATGATGAATAAcagaaaaaacttttttttatttagatagTGCAACTTAACTGCGAATtagatgtattttttatttgtatgcaGCACTACTCACACAAAAGTGGATGATCTTCAAGTATGATAATATCTACTATAAAATCACGATaatcgaagaaaataaaatgtactttACAGTCACGCGATTTTTGAATTTGGCCCATCCTTCTTCAAATGATACAATTCAGATTCAAGTGTAGctattttctgaaaatgtcGCATATTGAacattataaacattaatcatTTGTATATAATACTGACAATCAAAGAATAATTGCATATTGTTTTACTTATGTTAGAGAGAAAATTCTTAATACGTAATTGAATTATCACATTACATTTTGCTTGTTTGCTATAAttgttgaataaaatttcactgAAGATAGACAATAGTCTCACCCTATGGTGACGAGatacaacaaataaaatataccgtTAAATATTCTCGTTGTTGCTTTTCGATCGCCGCATCAGCGGCCGCTAGGAGTGCCTTGTACTTTTCTTCCAAAGATTTTACCAAACTGTGCATCTCGTTTTGCTTCTCCGAACATAAAGATAAGCACAGTTCACTCGTCTGCCCTTGAAATTGTAACTGCAGAATCTTGACCTCGAGATTTTTATTCTGTAACATCACATATGCACACCGGAAGCTTCAGTTAAACAGAAATCGAGTTAAACGGACTACAAACTCCTCGATAGAaatttcgagagaaaaaaagaaggaaaagataataacaaataaattctttaatttgtAACGTACTCTGATAATCCGCTGCAATTTCTTCTCATAAAAGTGTTCTATAATGTTGTTCAGTTTCTTCAGTTTCGCGATAGTTCTCTTGAGCGCTCTAACTTTGCACGTGAGGCTTTGACTTTGCGCCTGAGCTTTCAGCTGCATGACACGATTTCGTAATCGAAACGCTTCGTTGTCGGTCGTCTTTTCTTGATTTTTCATTAACTCCTGCCTCAATCGCTCGTTCTGGAGCTGAAGATTCTCAAGCGCGCGAGTCAGTACGTCGATACGGTGTTCGCAAAGCTTTAAATCGCTCCTTTGCAACGTGTCGTCATCATGACGCTGTATGTACACGCTCGTACTCGATTCAGAATTGTAAATTTCGTTTTGCAGATTATTTCTTCGCTCCGAGCTCTCAATTGGCGTCAGGCAGGTCGGACGTCTACTACAGTCGGACAATTCGCTTAAAGATGAGCTGGTACAGACCTGAAAAAAATCCATAGTgatataaaagagaaaatgtcttataaaataacaatcgaAGTGTCAAATtgaattgaatatattaaaatgtttaattatctCTTACGCAATTTAAGAAAAAGCAGAAACAAGGAAGTACCGCGTGACAGGATGATGATAGCGGCATCAGCAGATCATTCGGTGGTTGAGTCTTGAATATTCCCCCGAGTGTGCCCGCTTTTAATTGTCGAGCCAGCTCGAACAGGTATCTATTTCTCAAGTTACGCTGCGAGATAGTAGAGTTTAGCTTATCGAGCCAGATCTTGCACAAATACGCTTCCTCTGCAGATCTCAAGCTCAGCACGTGAGGCCTGACGTGCACTAAAATCTGTTTAAAGTCTTCGTCCAGCTTCAGCGCCTCTTGCTCGTCGCGTTCCTTCACTTTTGGCATGATAGTGCAAACTGACAACTCGTCAAAGATAGAGTCATATGGTTCTGACAAATTCAACGAGAAATTGAATAAACATACGTGACACAAAactcaaaaatataaacatatgaaaaatataaatatacgcacatacacacatgctTACATGTAATACATGTTTAACGTGCTGTTATGGATAGATTTAGTACGAAATGAATAAGAAGCATAcgtatttaataacatttttgcatttcttctaattattttgttttacatttatccTACTAATTTTTCATACTCTGTACAtcataatgaaatttataataaatataccacttttacatttacgaatacgaatattataaatatacatatatatctatgtaatataatgtagtCTAGTACTAAAAAATGAAGGAAGAAACACGttgtatgtacaaaatacAGAGTACATCACATTGAAGTCAATAGAATCATAAATTCGCGTTCGTTATCTATTCTATAAAACACAAgggtatgaaaaatatttatacttatgGGTAATGTGTACGCTAtgaatgtgtgtatgtgtataccTTGTTATCAATAATGTTCTCTAATAAGTGCATTTAAATTACGCATTGCGTGCCTATTTACAAAGAAAAGACTGTAATACGTAATGTTGATATCAGTTATACGActtattaacttttatatattatctctTACAACATAcgtctttttcttatttcaaaTCTAACAATTTTCGTTTGACCGATCTACATCAATCTAAAAAAGGAGATTattacttctctctctctctctctctctctctctctctttctctctctctctcgcaaatttgtataaattgtaCACTGAAAACAAAGATAAGCGATTAAATCGTTCTCTAATCGTTAATTTTCTGTTAATTTAACTGCAGTTATCCTCTCATAGTCAAGTATCACAGAGCATCTCAAGTATCGACAAAAAGAGtttcttgctctctcttctttttcgtatcgaatattaaaataacggCTCCTTTTTCTTACGAAACTATACctcattctttattttttgcaaCGATACTTCTTTAAGAATAGCGATGTACCATTTGACATTTTATATGCAGCGATTTACtacatacaaaaataatttctcccTACATTCGAGGAATAATCATTCGTTGCAACGAGAGATCTGATGGAGTTCCCGCGATTGTTTTCCCTTAAATCGTGGACCACGCATTCGAAATCGATCGCCGGCTCCTCCAAGCAGAAAAAGCATTACACGCGGTTGTTTATCTTCAACTGATTCTCCGTGGTTTGCTTCAGCTCCATTAACTTTGCCTTCACAGGGTGAATATTGGTACCTATCCACTCCTCGATCATCGATGAGAAGAAAATTGCTTCCATTTGAACTCGCAGATAGTTCTCCAGTGAAGATAACTCCAATAATAGGCTGAAAAATGTATGTGATACTACAATGTCAATATAAATTcacaaaatacacaataatgCATATAGATATACGTCGAGATACACTCACTCTGTAAAAATAGGTATCAAGTTCTCCAGCTGCATGGGATTTGTATAATTGTTTGCCACTTGCCATGGATTCATCCACGTCATGATTCTATCAAAGACAATTATTCGGTGAATATAATTAACTcactaaaaatattaactttgtaaaatttcaagaatccctcgtatttataattattttttaacattttagaTTAACTGGAGATACAACTAAAAGCTGtgttgaaaagaaaagagtaacGAGTTACGAGTGTACTAAATTCTTTCTGCACTTACTGATCGCTGGCAACGATATTGTGAAACTTTGCCTTGAAGTTGAGGAACCACTCCATACCCACAGCCACTTGCCACCCAGGGAAGAGCAGGTTGCTGGGTATCGAAATTGGCCTAAGTTGCGGCGTGATGTGCAACGGATGATCAATGTATCCCAAGCTCTTTGCAACCTGAGTGTGCGTCTGTTCAGAGTAGCCGTGGAGCCAGACCTTCAGGCATAGAGCCAGTGACGGTATTGCCGTGGGCAGCAGTTCACATATCGTGGCATAATGATCGTATCTACAATCATGGTCACTCAGTAACAGCATCATTCCTGAACGTTTTACAACGATCTCCCGTATCTCCCTTACCTGGACCAGCCGGTGAACGCTGTACCCCGAAATTCGTGTACCTTACTCACGTGAACCCCTAGCTCCTCCAACCACTTCTCGTGATTGCTGATGTGATGGCGAATTATAGGTATGTGTTGCGTGGAGCCAGTGGCGCCTTTGAATGCCGTTGCCGCCCATATATTCGGGAAGACCGCGCTGTACTTGTCCCACATTCCTAGCAAACGGTTTAACGTGTAACGATTTGGCAAGTATTTcggaatacattttttaagatCGCTTAAGTTGACGttaaagaaaaacagagaggGGCAGACAGATACCACCGGGCAATGCGAAATTGTCCCTGGAATTGTAGTGCCATACCATGGGCTCGACGTATTTGCCGATGTAATGTTCTGTAAAACGAAAGAGATCGGCTGTATCAAGAGATCTGCGCGATCAGGTGACGCGAACAAATTATCGAGATACCGTTCAAAACCTGTAAGTCTATCGATCGCAACATGTCGTCCCAAATGATGATCTTCAAGTACGGATAGGTCTCCTGAATGTACTGGGCTATCGCCAGAATGTGTTCCAGATACAGGGAAGATTTGCCATATTTACTGGCCGCGGCACGTTTGGTGCAGACCGAGCATAGGCCCAAGTGCCACACTTCGTCACAGCCTATATGTAGATACTGTATGTCAGGATGAAAACTGACAATCTGACGTATCAAGGACTTCACCAGTGGGAGAGTCCTTGGATTCGACGGGCAGATAGAACTTGGGAAAGATTCCACCTCGCGCAGCGATCTCCATTCGTCGTGCTTCAGGACAAACTGGAAATTTAcacgtaatatttttactagCAAAGTGCAATGAAAAGACAGAAGCAGCAAAAGATATTGAAATCTTCTCGAGCATCACCTCAAGCACAAAGAAGATATAATTACAAGCATAATCACAAGTTTTACACAATAAGTCAAAAACGCGAATGTGATGTATCTCTTATTCTTGTACCTCCATGTGACCGAAAGTTTGTACCAGTGGGACGACTGCCAGGCCACAATCACCTGCTATCTGCAGGATATATCTAGCCTCCTGGACCGTGTATCCGCTTGCCAGGCTGCTCGGTCCATTGCTTCCGATAGGTGTGAGCTCTCGGTTGTACGGAAACGTATCCTCCCATTCCAACAGCAATCCAGTCGCTCCCCATGTTCGCAACAGCGGGAAGAGCTGTAAATGTTCTATTGGATCATGAGAATCAAAGTAAGTATAAACAAAAAAGACAAAAGTCGTCGTTGAAGACAACCTTTATCTGGCGATCATCAGTCGATACTAAATACcttaatataattcaatctGACATCGACAAGTGATCTCAAAGAAGGAATTACAACGCGAGATGCTTGTGCGCTTTCACAAAATTCATTTCaagtaacataaaaaaatgaataaacaagaaatttctattaatattgTGAATCAACCGATACGAGTTTTAGAAATTAACTCTAATCTGCTGGCACAGTCCCTCTCAAGATACGAGTAATCATCAGAGGGTATCTGTACCACTTCAAAgtgtacaatattattaaacaagaAAAGATTGATCACACAGCATCTCTTTGAATAACGAAATAATGCTGCGTATAAATAATGCTTCTTGTATGTAAACAGCGCTCAAAAGAGCAAACGACGCAGGCTTCAGTGCTCAAAACGAAGGGGCAAGGCTAGGAAGCGTCTGTGAACAACCCTTTCGTGTACCTTTTCGAAGTAACAGGTCCGCGGGGGTGCGCCCTTCAAGTCAAGATGAACCAGCCTGGAAAAGAAGGAACGGTTCTCCGTGTCACGACATTGCGTTCGTCAAGAGATACGCGGGAATTTCCGTCTGTCAATCGGCTACCTTACCTGTGCGAGCCCAACGTCAAGGAGTCCATCTTTCCTCCCGTTCCATTCAGCGGCGTGACATTGGTTGAAGCGAGACCGACAACTTTTGGCGCGAACAGGCAGATTCGCGAACTGCGTGTATACCCCACTCGCGATCGTCAGACGCAACGATTGCGCAATCGAGAAACGATTACTTTATTTACttggttttatttattcatcacaggtttcgcgttttattattattattattactttatttatatttattattgtattatattaaccttttattattattatttttatacactttGATCGTAATTATCGAGAAACAATTGCTTTATTCCAAgtggttttatttattcatatcaCATGGTgtcgcattttattattattattactttattattttattattattaatattaattattgttacacaCTTTGAAAATCTCTGCAATTACAtatgattttcttttctcaatAATTCTTCAGCtagattaatttattgttcAAAGATTGTCAGAGTGTTCGTTATCTTCTTCAGCGACTTGCCTCGCGAAGGAATGTCAACACAAATCTCtcgatgaaatataatatttattttttataagtatatatgtatacttcaGCCTTATATAAAACGTTACAACTGCACGTGTAGTAGTATCATCTCCCAACGTACATAGCATTGGTCGTGTGGATAGTGTGTCACAACGGACCTATTCCGAAACTCGGTGCGAGTGGATCGATGTGGATCAACATGGATCGACATGGATCAGGATGACCGATCGATCAGAGCTAGGAGCGATCGGAGCGACCGGAAAAACGCCGAAGGGATGAACTCTGACGCGCAGTGTGCTTGCTCGATGAACACAATGTGGAAACCAAGGAGCACAGAGTAAAATAATACGCAGTTTTCTAGGCCACACTGTACACCGTGTACGAAAAGTTTACCTGCCTCGATATAAGAGTATACCTGTTACTTATACGATATGTAATCGTATTAAACTCACTTCGCACGATGTGTAATTCACGAACGACAACAACAACCGGGACAGGGCCGCCGAGTTTGTAATCTCTCACGCTGCGTGATATAGGAGTGCAGTGGAGAATACAAAAAGAAGATTAGAGAGagatttacaaataaaaagacaaatcaaactgataaaataaaggaaaactGCCATTACTATTAAATGACTCATTATACTCTGTACTCATCAGTGAAAACCTGTGTTAATTAAAACGGTTGGGCCCAGAATGCGAATTCTGGCGTCGCGCTTCCGAGTATTTGGCACTTTGGTTGCGACACGTACGTACCACgggtaaatttaattaaaagtccGACAAAAAGATATCTGTGAAAACTAAGAGACAGAACGGGCAACCAGAGCGacagttttttttttgtcgaacagcgatttttattatacaaagtcCAGCGAAAGAGTTCGCCTCGCATCAGACAATGTTCTCATATTCGCTGTAAACACGTTACTTCGTCTGTACAAAATTGAGTCGCCTAGGGGATGGCCCCGTTATCATCATTAACAAGTACACGCGAGAAAGCGTCAGGTCGTCGCATAGCGAATCCTGCGGtaaaactttaattgttttcccCTTAATGTCAAGGGTCTTCCTTTTACTCGATTTTTCGATACGTTTTTGTTCGATCACACCTCATAATTATGAAAGCATTTCAAGTAATCAGTGAACATCGTTAGAAAATCCGACGTCTGACACGACAATACCGGACGTGTATTACGAGCATGCTGGAATTACATGGTTGCATGGTTTCAATGATCGGAAGCATCGACACTCCGCTGATACgtgcagaaaataaaaaaaaacgaagtaaaCGCGGAGGCGCATCCCCGGCGTATATCGTGTATACGAGTGTCAAGGGCAGGAGTATAACAATAGTCAGCGATATACAAAAATTGCGATCggttgatttaaaaaaattgagctAATCTTAACATCTACGCTTACGTTACGTTCGGGACACACATAGACACGTCGACTGGGGCAGTCCTTCGACACGTACCCTGTCGAGCATAAAAGGCGCCAGCGGAAACCAAAAAGCGACGGcgacaataatttatttccggCAAACGTAAAGCGTCACCGACGTCTAGCTTCAGCAGCATTTCTTTAAAttcattgttttaaataaattaatatatatgacttaatttttcttcctctcctcttcttcctctttcctctttctcttggtATTTCGTCCGTATTCCAAGATCTGCTTATGATAAAACAGGAGATAcctgaaaaatgaagaattcaaTCATCGATCCAACATCATTCACTCATATGCACGTGTCCTTTTAAGAGTTACAACACGCAATCTACCAATCTCCATCCAGCATTGCACTCGAAGTTGATCTAATCTTACCCTTCGCTAGTCAAGACATCTTTCAGTCTAGCTCGAGTTATCAAATGATCGTCGCATTTGAACCATTGATCCCTCTGTTGTCGGATGAAAGCCGTGTAATGTCCTCGGTCTAAAGTGCCTTCGTGGTTTATCACAGCAAACAAGGAATATCTAATTGTGACGATCAAAGCATTTAAGTGTACATCCCTTTAAAGCAATCTTATAGACAGCGACAGTCGGGTCCATCCGTAGATGAGGGACATCATTACCTGTTGTCACTGAAAGTGATATCTTCTCCGTTCTTCGACAAGCCATCGATCATGGCGCTATTGTTATTGCCATTGCGTTTGTGCGACATGAACGGCGTCATGTCCAGCTGCTCCGGGAACGAGATGAATGTCGAGATCTTCTTTTCCTTGGAAATCTTCTTATCCTGTATACTCGAGTGCTCGAAGCGCTTCAGATGAAAGCTCGCTACAATCGGCAGTTGCTTCATCGTTAGCTGCTTCGTACTTTCCTGATAAGTCTGGCAATTGCTGCACTTGATCTTCGCGGTGGAGCCCAAATGTTCGGCCCTGGTGAATCTTTCCAGACAATCCAGCAGGGACGTAGGAGGCCCGGATGTATCGGAACCAGAGGCACCAGCTGTCGGACCGAGATCCAGAGATATATCCCAAAATGGATCGATTGTGGTAGACACCCCACTGAAACCACGAAAAACCCAGAGTGAAAACATTGGAAAACAATAATTTGATGGATAAACTCTAATAACGAGACACGAGATAGACATACTTGCAAGCTTGACAAACGACATCGCTCTGGAGACCTCCGGTGAATATCTGATCAATAATGCAGTTGCAATGATGGGGATTATCTTTGACCAGTATCGGAGCAGCTTCGCAGTGTCTATGGAGGACGTCCAGCGTAGCGATGAAAAATTCGTGGGCATCTTGTTGCTCGTACCCCGCCAGGTGTCTGGCGTGCGTCCAGATCAGATGGAGAAGCTTGTGGAGCGTCAGCGGAACCTTGTTGCCAGAATAAAACTCTTGGAACAAGTGGGATACCTCGCAGACCAGACAGCGACTCGGTTGCGGGCAGTGGTGACGGTCAGCAAGGAAATAATCCCGCAGCAGCGGAGTGTGTATAAGGGCCTGTACGATACAGTTCATGAAGCAAGTGCTTCCGAGATTGATTAGACCCCTTAAACCTGAATCGGACCAATTGCAACGTGAGTTCTTTTTAtatcaagaaataataataaacaatatgcAAGTTTGAAGTTTTTCATAGCGAGATTATTGTTACCTATAGTGGAATTTTCTACGACGCGCCTTCGACGTGGATGCTTCCTCAACAACTCTGCCTCTATCTGCGTAGGTTCCCATGCTCGATAAAACTCTCCCAGACTCAAGGATTTCGCCGATTCGCTGCATTGCGCCTTCGCCACCGCTAGTAACTCTCTGTCGTATACGTAGTCGCCGCATTGGAAGCACAAGATATTTCCGTAACATAAATCAACAGCTGAAATAACGCAAATAAGTTAATCGATGTAAAAGCAAGAGCGAGATcaatcaattcttttaaaaGTCAGTGTCATGCAAGTAGCTCGAGATATCTAGTTACCTAGAAAATGCTTCTTCGTTTTCGCATGCTCCTGTATGTGGCCCTTTACATAGCAgccaaaaaatatacaatgaaGACAAGAATGTAGGCGATCCTTGTAAGTCTTACATGTATGACACAGACAGCTCACAgcctgtaaaataatattttttttatttgtaatatgttTTTACTTTTAGTATCAATTCTCAATTCCCAATTATTATACAGTATTCAATTTAGTATTTTGATTTTACATATTGCATATCTTTCTGTAAATAAAAGCATGCTCTAAAAATTGATGTAGAAATTTATTgcgattataaatttatttatttattacgttcattaacaatataattgtcgcaatgtaacatataacatAGAAAAGCTGTATAATAGCATTAACTGCTTATGAGAAGGGGAGGTAGGAATAGGAGACGTGAGGGGGGACTACGCTGACTTCGGCAAACTTCGGTTACGTTCGGTAGCATTCGGCTCACACATGTCCACGTGTGTAGAGAGCTCGGCACATTCTCCTGCTGTGAAATGTGTAACAGGAGCAGTACACGATGCAAGCGATGCGACCGATTCCGCCCATGAAATTTCCCGAAGTCAGCATACTATCCCCCTACCGCTATTATCGTCCCTCCCCCATAGAAGACTCCGTCTCTATATTTCTATGGACATAACGTGCTCCGATATTCGCTGCcagtaatgaaaatttatagttCACGTTGCGCATActatag
The Ooceraea biroi isolate clonal line C1 chromosome 4, Obir_v5.4, whole genome shotgun sequence genome window above contains:
- the LOC105282824 gene encoding hexosaminidase D isoform X2 is translated as MDSLTLGSHRLVHLDLKGAPPRTCYFEKLFPLLRTWGATGLLLEWEDTFPYNRELTPIGSNGPSSLASGYTVQEARYILQIAGDCGLAVVPLVQTFGHMEFVLKHDEWRSLREVESFPSSICPSNPRTLPLVKSLIRQIVSFHPDIQYLHIGCDEVWHLGLCSVCTKRAAASKYGKSSLYLEHILAIAQYIQETYPYLKIIIWDDMLRSIDLQVLNEHYIGKYVEPMVWHYNSRDNFALPGGMWDKYSAVFPNIWAATAFKGATGSTQHIPIIRHHISNHEKWLEELGVHVSKVHEFRGTAFTGWSRYDHYATICELLPTAIPSLALCLKVWLHGYSEQTHTQVAKSLGYIDHPLHITPQLRPISIPSNLLFPGWQVAVGMEWFLNFKAKFHNIVASDQIMTWMNPWQVANNYTNPMQLENLIPIFTDLLLELSSLENYLRVQMEAIFFSSMIEEWIGTNIHPVKAKLMELKQTTENQLKINNRV
- the LOC105282820 gene encoding uncharacterized protein LOC105282820, producing MPKVKERDEQEALKLDEDFKQILVHVRPHVLSLRSAEEAYLCKIWLDKLNSTISQRNLRNRYLFELARQLKAGTLGGIFKTQPPNDLLMPLSSSCHAVCTSSSLSELSDCSRRPTCLTPIESSERRNNLQNEIYNSESSTSVYIQRHDDDTLQRSDLKLCEHRIDVLTRALENLQLQNERLRQELMKNQEKTTDNEAFRLRNRVMQLKAQAQSQSLTCKVRALKRTIAKLKKLNNIIEHFYEKKLQRIIRNKNLEVKILQLQFQGQTSELCLSLCSEKQNEMHSLVKSLEEKYKALLAAADAAIEKQQREYLTKIATLESELYHLKKDGPNSKIA
- the LOC105282734 gene encoding ubiquitin carboxyl-terminal hydrolase 22, which translates into the protein MSDHGCIHLNNFKAAKGIQPYKVIHSYFVTSTSTEARVRKAVSCLCHTCKTYKDRLHSCLHCIFFGCYVKGHIQEHAKTKKHFLAVDLCYGNILCFQCGDYVYDRELLAVAKAQCSESAKSLSLGEFYRAWEPTQIEAELLRKHPRRRRVVENSTIGLRGLINLGSTCFMNCIVQALIHTPLLRDYFLADRHHCPQPSRCLVCEVSHLFQEFYSGNKVPLTLHKLLHLIWTHARHLAGYEQQDAHEFFIATLDVLHRHCEAAPILVKDNPHHCNCIIDQIFTGGLQSDVVCQACNGVSTTIDPFWDISLDLGPTAGASGSDTSGPPTSLLDCLERFTRAEHLGSTAKIKCSNCQTYQESTKQLTMKQLPIVASFHLKRFEHSSIQDKKISKEKKISTFISFPEQLDMTPFMSHKRNGNNNSAMIDGLSKNGEDITFSDNRYSLFAVINHEGTLDRGHYTAFIRQQRDQWFKCDDHLITRARLKDVLTSEGYLLFYHKQILEYGRNTKRKRKEEEEERKKN
- the LOC105282824 gene encoding hexosaminidase D isoform X1, producing MDSLTLGSHRLVHLDLKGAPPRTCYFEKLFPLLRTWGATGLLLEWEDTFPYNRELTPIGSNGPSSLASGYTVQEARYILQIAGDCGLAVVPLVQTFGHMEFVLKHDEWRSLREVESFPSSICPSNPRTLPLVKSLIRQIVSFHPDIQYLHIGCDEVWHLGLCSVCTKRAAASKYGKSSLYLEHILAIAQYIQETYPYLKIIIWDDMLRSIDLQNITSANTSSPWYGTTIPGTISHCPVVSVCPSLFFFNVNLSDLKKCIPKYLPNRYTLNRLLGMWDKYSAVFPNIWAATAFKGATGSTQHIPIIRHHISNHEKWLEELGVHVSKVHEFRGTAFTGWSRYDHYATICELLPTAIPSLALCLKVWLHGYSEQTHTQVAKSLGYIDHPLHITPQLRPISIPSNLLFPGWQVAVGMEWFLNFKAKFHNIVASDQIMTWMNPWQVANNYTNPMQLENLIPIFTDLLLELSSLENYLRVQMEAIFFSSMIEEWIGTNIHPVKAKLMELKQTTENQLKINNRV
- the LOC105282824 gene encoding hexosaminidase D isoform X3; its protein translation is MEFVLKHDEWRSLREVESFPSSICPSNPRTLPLVKSLIRQIVSFHPDIQYLHIGCDEVWHLGLCSVCTKRAAASKYGKSSLYLEHILAIAQYIQETYPYLKIIIWDDMLRSIDLQNITSANTSSPWYGTTIPGTISHCPVVSVCPSLFFFNVNLSDLKKCIPKYLPNRYTLNRLLGMWDKYSAVFPNIWAATAFKGATGSTQHIPIIRHHISNHEKWLEELGVHVSKVHEFRGTAFTGWSRYDHYATICELLPTAIPSLALCLKVWLHGYSEQTHTQVAKSLGYIDHPLHITPQLRPISIPSNLLFPGWQVAVGMEWFLNFKAKFHNIVASDQIMTWMNPWQVANNYTNPMQLENLIPIFTDLLLELSSLENYLRVQMEAIFFSSMIEEWIGTNIHPVKAKLMELKQTTENQLKINNRV